The Hornefia porci genome contains the following window.
GTGCCGCATGGACCTGAACCATATCAAAGCCACACTCTTTTACCAACTTTGCGGCGGTACCGTACGAGGAGATAATCTCTTCAATCATCTCCTCACTCATAGCGTGAACTGTTCCCAAAGGAGTTAATTCATCACTGGGGCCATAGGCGATGCCGGTTTTTCCTTCATCACCGCCAACACTCAGAAGTCCTCCGTATTTTCCACCATGTGAGAGCTGAATATTTGCGTATGCCCCTGCATTATGAATTGCTCGAGCGGCTTCCGTTAATCCCTGACGCACTCCAAACGCATCCAGCTGCAATTGCTTATTATGCGATTTTCCTGTCGGAGAATGAACAATTGATTCCCCATATGTGACCGCTGCAGCGCCTCCTCTTGCTTTCTCTGCCAGATATGCAATCATTTCAGGTGTAAATAAGCCTTCTGTAGTTATCATACTCGGGCTCGTTGGAGCTGCAATAATCCGGTTCTTTAATCGTATATTGCCGATTCGAATTGGTGAGAGAAGATTTGGATACTTTTCCTTCCCTGGATAACACTTCATAATATCCCCTCGTTATTTTTTAATCTTCCACAGATACTTTCTGGGTTCCTTATTCAAATATGCCAACACTTCATCGCCCATCATAGTCCCGGACCAATTGTCCACATCCGTGGTAAGTCCTGCCATATGAGGCGTCAGCGTAACGTTTCGCATTTTCAGAAACGGATGATTCGCAGGAATCGGTTCCTTCCAATAAACGTCCATCGCTGCTCCGGCAATCGTGCCGTTCTGCAGCGCCTCAACAAAATCTCTTTGATCAATTACTGCCGCTCGAGCGGTATTAACCACATACGCCGTAGGCTTCATTTTGTTGAACCAGTCTCTGTTCACAATTCCTTTTGTGGATGGAAGCACCGGTAAGTGAATACTGATTATATCACTTTCTGTCAGCATTGTGTCAAGATCTACCGGCTCTGCTCCATCTGCTCTGATTTTATCCGCCGGAAGATACGGGTCGTATGCCAGTATTTTCATTCCGAATGCTTCCGCGCGAACGGCTACTTCACGACCGATAGCGCCATATCCGGCGATTCCCAGTTTTTTGCCGTACATCTCGAATCCAATTCCGTAATCGGTGAACGGATGGTTTTCATCCAGCGGCCCCCAAATAACATTTTTGACCTCCGGAACATCATAAATATCTTTCATCGGTTCTCCAAGATGCTCTCCTTGATGTAGGCCGACGGTTGCTGCTGCAATTCTTCTTGCGGCGGCAATCATCAGGCCAATAGTGAATTCCGCAACTGCCACACGATTTCTTCCCGGAGTATAGGACAGTTCCAGTCCTGCCTCTTGAATCGCATTGAAATCAACCGTTACCGGAGTTCCCTTTGCTACACCGATGAACCTCATCCCCGCCTCTGCCCATGCATGAATCGTATCCGCTCCGGCAATCTCATCCCCAAGGACAATGATTTCATTTCCGATACATTCCTCACGGGTCATTTCCTCTGTGACATTTCCCTTTCCGTGCTTCAATTCACCACAGATTGATACATCGCAGCTCTTTTTTATTTCATCCATTACATTGCCTGGTAATGGAGTACAAAGTGCCATTTTAATCATTCATTTCACCTCTCTGTTCTTCTGCTTTCCTTCAGCAGTTTTTGTCTTTCATCTTCCAGATAACAGCACATATACCGCTAATAACCGTTCCAATGCACGCGATCATATATGCATTCGTTGTCGTGGTCTCTCCAAACACGAGTTTTGCAGCTATGTTGATGATTACCGGAGAAATCAGCTGTGAGCCGCAGATCGCTACGGTCATGACCGATGACGCCATAGGGGCCGATGCCAAAGGAACAACAGTTGTAACTTCCACCATCGCCTTTGGGAAATAAACACCCTGTGAATATCCGCAAAGGACTGCTCCTAATACAAGCATTACAGTATTTCCCGGAAACACTGCAATCACAAGATATCCCAATGCCAATCCGAACATTGCCCCTGGCAGTGTATATTTCCGGCTCACTTTAACAATATGATTCAGAAGAAAACCAAATATTACCTGTGAAACCGAAAATATACCTGTGAGCAGACCTGCCACAGCAGTATCACCTTTCAGACTTCCAGATAAATGCATGGAAATATTCGTTGTAAACGTTATCACAAAGAACGATTCCACAAACATAAACGCGGCCATCACGAATACCCTGTGATTCAATTGTATCCGCTGCATTCCTCTTCGTTTTTTCTTCTCTTTTTTCGGAAGACAGACTGCAATAATCGCAAAAGCGACGAACGCAAGCAAATTGATGAAATATGCCCGCCGAAAATCCCCTTTGCCGATGACACCGCATACGGTTGTAACAATCATCATCGCCGCTCCCACCGAAGCACCTTGCATCCCCATAACCCGCACACGCTGTTCGCCTTCAAAATAGTCTGCCACCAGGGCTGTGACTAGCGAAACCGCAATCCCGAGAGATAACCCATAGGCCATCCGGGAGAAGAACAAAATCCAGAAATTATCCGCAAGGCAGGGCAGAACCCCCGTCACTCCAGATACTGCGGCCGCAGTTAAAAACAAGGTCCGCTGACCGACCCTCATGGCAAGCCAGCCCGTAATCAGCGCCACTATCATTGCAATCAGGCACGGCGCAGTAATCAGCATCTGAACAAAACTGATATCCACTGACGAAAAATGATGATGAATTTCACTTAATACCGGTGACACACAATGCTGCAACCCATTAATCAACGCAATCGCTGCGATTGCGGCAATGATTCTTTTGTTACCGAAGCCTGTCATCTTGTCAATACGCCTGTTTCAGGATGTCCAGTACGGCTTCCTTTGTGACGCCCTGACGCGGGTTAAATCCGAGCACCGGCTCCTTCAGAACGTCTTCTGCCACCATATCTAAATCTTTCTCATCGATCCCCTGTTCCGACAGTGTCTTTATACCGAGCCTGCGCGTTAGCTTCAGCAATGCTTCAGAAAGAAGATATTGATCCTTTTCCTGTTCTCCTGACAGATCAATACCGATTGCTTCCGCAAGCGCAGCCATTTTCTCCGGACAGCTCTCCGCATTATATCGCATTACATACGGAAGAACAGTAGCGTTCGCCATACCGTGAGCCAGGCCGAAATGCGCGCTCAGAGTATGAGCGATTCCGTGAACCAGCCCGAGATTCGCATTGGAGAATGCGAAGCCAGTGATGATACAACCCAGCATCATCTGTTCCCTTGCTTCCATATCGTTTCCGTTTTCAACGGCTGCCGGCAGATTCCGGTACAGGATTTCCAGTCCCTTCAGAGAATTATATTCAGTAAGAGGAGTCGCCATATTGGAAATATAGCTCTCCACAGCATGCGTAATGGCATCCATTCCGGTTGCTGCGGTCACGCTCTTCGGCATCGTTGCTGTCAGCTCCGGATCTGCGATGACATCTGTGGCAACAAGTTTATTGTCAATGATAACATATTTAATGACTTTCTCGGTGTCGATCAGTGCGCTGACATTGGTGATTTCACTAGAGGTTCCCGCCGTGGTCGGGATCGCAATCAGCGGAAGGCACGGGGTCTTGACCTTGTTCATTCCTCCATAATCCCCGATTCTTCCCGGATTTGTCATCAGCACGTTCACCGCCTTCGCTAAATCGATACTGCTTCCTCCTCCGACTGCGATGAAACCGTCAACTCCGGCTTTTTTTGCCATGTCGGCCGCTTCTTCCACGACTTCGTTCGTCGGGTTTGGAATCACTCCGTCGAAAACAATATATTCCGCACCGGATTCTTTTACTTGGGCCAGGACTTTGCCGGCGATTCCCGCTGCCCTGACACCTTCATCATAAACAATCATCGCGGACTTAAATCCATATCCGCGGATCAAATCCGCAAGACACGCCAGTGCCCCGCGTCCAAAGGTAATATTGCTGTTTACAAAGAAATTAAAACTCATGCTGTTTCCTCCAATACTTCCAGGCTCGTATGCCGAAAAGGCTCATACCGCCTGATCCGCCGCAATCAGAGCCTGCATGGCATCCACCGCTTCCTGCGGCATCGGCTCGAAAACATCTGCCAGTCTGGCGTAATAATTCGTCTGCGCCATTTCTTCCGTATAGATGGTCGCTGCCATCGCCGCCTTGATATCCTTTCCACAGCAAAACATTCCGTGATTTTTAATCAAAACGGCTCTGCCCTTTTCGCCAAGCGCTTTCACAACTCTATCGGCAACCTCGTCACTTCCCGGCATGGTAAACGGGACAATTCCTACCGGTACGAACTCCGCCTGAGGCGGCGTAATCGCCTTCAACTCTCCGAATTTCTCCATTGCGGCGATTGTCGCAAACATTCCGTGAGTATGTACCGTCGCCGTAACATCTTTCCTCGCCCGCATGCAGGCAAGATGCATTGGAACCTCAGAAGACGGTTTATATTTTCCATCCATCCACTTCCCTGTTTTCAGATCGACGATAGCAATCTGCTCGAGATTCATCGTCTTATAAGGGATTCCGCTGGGCGTAATCGCAACAACCGGTTCCTCCGGATCTCTTACCGCAATGTTTCCCGAGGTTCCGTGAATCAATCCCAAATCAACGGCATCCAGAATTGCGTCCAGTACCTGCTGTCTGATATTTTCATATTTCATTTCCAATCCTCCTGTCTAAAACCGCCGCTTAGCTTAAAGTTGTACTTTCCGATGGAATAATCTTATCTCATCATTCCGTAAAATCACAAATTATCTTTTTCCTCTTCAAAGCGGAAAGGAAATCTGATATAATCCGCTTGAGGAGATTCGCTAAACAATGAGGTCGATGCGGTTTCTTCACGGAAAAAGATTCGCGGAACAAAGGTTGAGACCCGCGCATCCGCAAACTCAATCATTAAACATAGACAGAACCTTGTCGTGTCCACAAGTTCCCTGTCCCGACTAAAGGAGGTCCCGCATTTGAAATCTCTAGATCTGTCGCTGCGCCAAAAGCGTATTCTACACATTATGCAACACAACGATACATACATTACAAGCGCCGCACTGGCCGCTAAACTGAACGTTTCTTCCCGGACGATCCGCAATGATGTTGTGAAAATAAACGAGGAGCTGGCACCTTATAACGCCCGTATTCTTTCTCTGAAAAGTCGAGGATACGGCTTTGAATCAGAGGATCCTAAACTTATTGAATCCCTGAATCAGATTGAAACTGCATTCTTCTCCAAGGAGAACCGCGCCCGTTACCTCGCCTTCAAACTGTGTTTTGCCGAAGAACCTCAGAACCTCTACGACCTGGAAGATGAAATGTATATCAGCCATACGACCCTGGATCACGCTCTGCGGGATATTGCCTCCCAGTTTTCCGATCACACGCCGTATATCAGGCTGATTCGGCAGAAGGAGACAGTGCGGTTTGAAGATGATGAAATGAAAAAGAGGCTGGTTCTGGTCGAAATGCTGCGGAAGTCCTGGAACTACCATGCACGCAGAAACGCTTATTATGACGATAATTTTATCGAGCCTAAAGTCCTGGACTTCATCATCGACCTGGTTTCCTCTAACTTAAACAAATATAATATCCTGCTGGAGGATCCCTCTATCGTCTTTCTGAATCTCATGATTGCCGTCATGTATTACCGGATCCGCGATGGTCATATCCTCCCCTATGAACCCCCGATCCCGAAGGCCGACACCTCCGTCTATTACGCCTGTCAGGATATTCTGAACACGCTTACCGATCATCTTCACTGCTATATTCATCCTGAAGAACTCGACAGGCTTTACCTGTTCATCACCGCGAACCGACTGCTGGACCAGACAACGCTCACCAGGGAGACCGCCAAGGATTATTTCGGTCCCAACACACGCCTCATTGCCGAGCACTTCCTCACAATGATACAAAATTACTTCCGCCTGGATTTTTCAGATGATGACGATTTCTATATTACTCTGCTGCAGTACATCCGCACTTTGCAGCGCCGTTCAGATATTTATAACGAACAGTACACCTCCGACTTCGTCAAAAACGATCTTCGAATTGAGCTCATCATCGCTCACTTATTCCAGCCCCTGGCACTTCAATATCTGGGAAAAACACTGACAGAAACACAGTTGATTTATCTGGCCTATTGTCTTTGCGGAACTCTGGAAAATTTTGTGCACAATCACCCCGGGGATAAATTGAACACAGTTATCTGCTGCCAGATGAACATGCCCTTTCTCTTCGCCATGAAACGCAGGCTGGAATCTGATTTCGGAAACTATCTGAATATCACAGCTCTGCTCCCGGTAAACATTAAAAACTCTTTTGATTTTACAGACACAGATTTGATCCTGACGACTGTACAGAAACCGATTACGCGCAATCCCGCCACAGATACCCTCTATATGTCGATTAATATGACGGAGGACGATCTGGCCCGACTGGAGCACCTGATTCTGCAGCGTACTATACGAAAAATCTACACGGCCAGTCCCTCACCTCATGACCTGTTTATCAATGCCTTCCGACATGAGAAAACCGGGCATGGTGATCCGTACAGCATTTTTCGGGACATGGCTGCCGACTTCATCAATGCGGGTTTCGTCACGTCTGATTTCCTCAACGATATTATACGGCACGAAGAAAATTCCACCTACGCAATCTGTCCCGGTGTAGCCTATATCTACTCTCTTATTCCCGCCGAAAAATCCGCCATGTCAATCCTCACGCTGGATCACAGAATCACATGGAACACTCATAAGATCCGCGTCTTCATTATGACCTGTTTCACGCTGGAGGACATGCCGATCACGTTC
Protein-coding sequences here:
- a CDS encoding NAD(P)-dependent oxidoreductase, yielding MDEIKKSCDVSICGELKHGKGNVTEEMTREECIGNEIIVLGDEIAGADTIHAWAEAGMRFIGVAKGTPVTVDFNAIQEAGLELSYTPGRNRVAVAEFTIGLMIAAARRIAAATVGLHQGEHLGEPMKDIYDVPEVKNVIWGPLDENHPFTDYGIGFEMYGKKLGIAGYGAIGREVAVRAEAFGMKILAYDPYLPADKIRADGAEPVDLDTMLTESDIISIHLPVLPSTKGIVNRDWFNKMKPTAYVVNTARAAVIDQRDFVEALQNGTIAGAAMDVYWKEPIPANHPFLKMRNVTLTPHMAGLTTDVDNWSGTMMGDEVLAYLNKEPRKYLWKIKK
- a CDS encoding MFS transporter; its protein translation is MTGFGNKRIIAAIAAIALINGLQHCVSPVLSEIHHHFSSVDISFVQMLITAPCLIAMIVALITGWLAMRVGQRTLFLTAAAVSGVTGVLPCLADNFWILFFSRMAYGLSLGIAVSLVTALVADYFEGEQRVRVMGMQGASVGAAMMIVTTVCGVIGKGDFRRAYFINLLAFVAFAIIAVCLPKKEKKKRRGMQRIQLNHRVFVMAAFMFVESFFVITFTTNISMHLSGSLKGDTAVAGLLTGIFSVSQVIFGFLLNHIVKVSRKYTLPGAMFGLALGYLVIAVFPGNTVMLVLGAVLCGYSQGVYFPKAMVEVTTVVPLASAPMASSVMTVAICGSQLISPVIINIAAKLVFGETTTTNAYMIACIGTVISGICAVIWKMKDKNC
- a CDS encoding iron-containing alcohol dehydrogenase family protein; translation: MSFNFFVNSNITFGRGALACLADLIRGYGFKSAMIVYDEGVRAAGIAGKVLAQVKESGAEYIVFDGVIPNPTNEVVEEAADMAKKAGVDGFIAVGGGSSIDLAKAVNVLMTNPGRIGDYGGMNKVKTPCLPLIAIPTTAGTSSEITNVSALIDTEKVIKYVIIDNKLVATDVIADPELTATMPKSVTAATGMDAITHAVESYISNMATPLTEYNSLKGLEILYRNLPAAVENGNDMEAREQMMLGCIITGFAFSNANLGLVHGIAHTLSAHFGLAHGMANATVLPYVMRYNAESCPEKMAALAEAIGIDLSGEQEKDQYLLSEALLKLTRRLGIKTLSEQGIDEKDLDMVAEDVLKEPVLGFNPRQGVTKEAVLDILKQAY
- a CDS encoding class II aldolase/adducin family protein translates to MKYENIRQQVLDAILDAVDLGLIHGTSGNIAVRDPEEPVVAITPSGIPYKTMNLEQIAIVDLKTGKWMDGKYKPSSEVPMHLACMRARKDVTATVHTHGMFATIAAMEKFGELKAITPPQAEFVPVGIVPFTMPGSDEVADRVVKALGEKGRAVLIKNHGMFCCGKDIKAAMAATIYTEEMAQTNYYARLADVFEPMPQEAVDAMQALIAADQAV
- a CDS encoding HTH domain-containing protein, which produces MKSLDLSLRQKRILHIMQHNDTYITSAALAAKLNVSSRTIRNDVVKINEELAPYNARILSLKSRGYGFESEDPKLIESLNQIETAFFSKENRARYLAFKLCFAEEPQNLYDLEDEMYISHTTLDHALRDIASQFSDHTPYIRLIRQKETVRFEDDEMKKRLVLVEMLRKSWNYHARRNAYYDDNFIEPKVLDFIIDLVSSNLNKYNILLEDPSIVFLNLMIAVMYYRIRDGHILPYEPPIPKADTSVYYACQDILNTLTDHLHCYIHPEELDRLYLFITANRLLDQTTLTRETAKDYFGPNTRLIAEHFLTMIQNYFRLDFSDDDDFYITLLQYIRTLQRRSDIYNEQYTSDFVKNDLRIELIIAHLFQPLALQYLGKTLTETQLIYLAYCLCGTLENFVHNHPGDKLNTVICCQMNMPFLFAMKRRLESDFGNYLNITALLPVNIKNSFDFTDTDLILTTVQKPITRNPATDTLYMSINMTEDDLARLEHLILQRTIRKIYTASPSPHDLFINAFRHEKTGHGDPYSIFRDMAADFINAGFVTSDFLNDIIRHEENSTYAICPGVAYIYSLIPAEKSAMSILTLDHRITWNTHKIRVFIMTCFTLEDMPITFRLANLFYDEAYDLPKIKMEENPDVLTRYYLSFIDEPLTP